In Dermochelys coriacea isolate rDerCor1 chromosome 10, rDerCor1.pri.v4, whole genome shotgun sequence, one DNA window encodes the following:
- the RAMAC gene encoding RNA guanine-N7 methyltransferase activating subunit, producing MTSSLEVPLNYEEMFSHRFTSDDEEYQEYLKHPTDPPPLVEEWKNRSGGNQRNRDRFQDGRQFRGRGDRHDWQGGNRSNQWPGRSWGNSYQQHRQGQSYYPQYEYGYNSYNPRPHYGRY from the exons ATGACTTCCTCACTCGAAGTTCCTCTGAATTATGAAGAGATGTTTTCTCATCGATTCACATCAGATGATGAGGAATATCAAGAGTATTTAAAACACCCAACAGATCCACCTCCTCTAGTAGAAGAATGGAAAAACAGATCTGGTGGTAACCAAAGAAATAGAGATCg GTTTCAAGATGGCAGGCAGTTTAGAGGCAGAGGTGACAGGCACGACTGGCAAGGTGGTAATAGATCTAATCAGTGGCCAGGAAGAAGCTGGGGTAACAGCTACCAACAGCACAGACAAGGACAGTCTTACTACCCCCAGTATGAATATGGCTACAACTCCTACAATCCAAGGCCTCATTACGGTCGCTATTAA